The following is a genomic window from Bacillus sp. V2I10.
TGGATCTTCAACCAGCTGGATCACATGCTTAGCCGCTTCATAGCCTAATTGAAAAATATTAATATCCACAGTAGTAAGCGGCGGTCTTGAAACTTCTGACAGCATCACGTTATTAAACGATACAACAGAGACATCATTAGGAACATTGATCCCCATGTCATCAAGCATATTCAGCACACCGAGAGCCATCAGATCATCAGCTACGACAAGTGCAGTTGGTGGCTCATTCAATTTAAACAATTCCTGAACCGCAGCCTGTCCGCCTTCTTTAAGAAATTGAGCATGCACAATATAGTCATCGCGGTATTCCAAACCTGCATTGCGTATGGCCTTTTCATACCCTAAAAGACGTTCAACGGTTACCACTAGCTTGAGATTGCCTCCAATAAATGCAACTCGTTCGTGTCCAAGTTCTATCAGATGTTCTGTTACTTCTTTTGCAGCCCGGTAATTATCGTTGTCTACGTGTGTAATTAACTCAACGTCCTTAAACGGTTTCCCAACGATCACAAACGGAAAGTTTTTCATAAGAAGATATTTTGTCAGCTTATCATCTACTTGTGAATATAAGAGAACAATGCCGTCGACCCGTTTTCCTTCCACCATCTGCACGACACCTTCCATAATTTCTGCATCTGTTTCACCAGTGGACATATGCAGGGCATAATGTTTTTGGTGGGCTCCTTTACTGATGCCGCGAATGACTTCAGGGAAAAAGGGATTTAAAAACGCTTTGTCAGCAGAACCCGG
Proteins encoded in this region:
- a CDS encoding LacI family DNA-binding transcriptional regulator, producing MVATIKDVARLANVAPSTVSRVIANNPRISEKTKERVREAMTELGYHPNFIARSLANQSTQAIGIVIPGSADKAFLNPFFPEVIRGISKGAHQKHYALHMSTGETDAEIMEGVVQMVEGKRVDGIVLLYSQVDDKLTKYLLMKNFPFVIVGKPFKDVELITHVDNDNYRAAKEVTEHLIELGHERVAFIGGNLKLVVTVERLLGYEKAIRNAGLEYRDDYIVHAQFLKEGGQAAVQELFKLNEPPTALVVADDLMALGVLNMLDDMGINVPNDVSVVSFNNVMLSEVSRPPLTTVDINIFQLGYEAAKHVIQLVEDPMDPIKRIIIPHKLMKRQSCKEYHSKKKLHRNNG